A genomic segment from Leptolyngbya boryana PCC 6306 encodes:
- a CDS encoding histidinol-phosphate transaminase, with protein sequence MLEFIRSDLAEFAAYNTQHTDNSHLDHPDRLDVNENPYDLPDELKQKLAWTWQNEIESNRYPDGGYLALKDAIAQYAGTQFTNSNISVGNGSDELIRSILMCTCLNGEGSILVANPTFSMYGILAKTLGIPVVSVDRSPKNFEIDLQAAQNAIDTQAIRVVFVVHPNSPTGNALTSAEIAWLKSLPQNILVVIDEAYFEFSQTTLADQLLERPNWIILRTFSKAFRLAAHRVGYAIAHPEMIEALEKMRLPFNLPSFSIAAARLALAERDSLLEVVSEILEQRAIVYQKLEQLPNLQLWQSAANFIYARSSHDLEQLTEQLRQQRTIIRHTGGGLRITIGTPDENVRMFDRLKNALT encoded by the coding sequence ATGCTTGAGTTCATTCGCTCCGATCTGGCTGAATTTGCGGCATATAACACGCAGCATACAGATAATTCACATCTGGATCATCCCGATCGCTTAGATGTGAATGAAAATCCATACGATCTCCCGGATGAACTCAAGCAAAAATTAGCCTGGACTTGGCAAAATGAAATCGAGTCCAATCGATATCCAGATGGCGGATATTTAGCGCTGAAAGATGCGATCGCGCAATACGCTGGAACGCAATTCACCAACTCAAATATTTCAGTGGGCAACGGCTCAGATGAATTGATTCGCTCGATTCTGATGTGTACTTGTTTGAATGGCGAAGGGTCGATTCTCGTTGCCAATCCAACGTTCTCCATGTATGGAATTTTGGCGAAGACTTTGGGAATTCCAGTGGTGAGTGTGGATCGTTCTCCTAAGAATTTCGAGATTGATTTGCAAGCGGCTCAGAATGCGATCGATACTCAAGCGATTCGTGTTGTTTTTGTTGTTCATCCGAATTCGCCGACAGGAAATGCGCTGACTTCTGCCGAAATTGCCTGGTTAAAAAGTCTGCCGCAAAACATTCTAGTTGTGATTGATGAGGCTTATTTTGAATTTAGCCAGACGACTTTGGCGGATCAATTGCTGGAACGCCCGAATTGGATCATTTTGAGAACGTTTTCTAAAGCATTTCGATTAGCAGCGCATCGGGTTGGATATGCGATCGCGCATCCTGAAATGATTGAAGCGTTAGAGAAAATGCGTTTACCGTTCAATTTGCCCAGTTTCTCGATCGCTGCGGCGCGGTTGGCTTTGGCAGAACGCGATTCTCTTTTAGAAGTCGTGTCAGAGATTTTAGAACAAAGAGCGATCGTTTATCAAAAACTCGAACAACTGCCAAATCTGCAACTTTGGCAGAGTGCAGCAAACTTTATTTACGCGCGATCGAGTCATGATTTAGAGCAATTAACCGAACAATTGAGACAGCAAAGAACGATTATTCGGCATACAGGTGGCGGGTTGCGGATTACGATCGGAACACCGGATGAAAATGTACGCATGTTCGATCGACTCAAGAATGCTCTGACCTAG
- a CDS encoding type II toxin-antitoxin system HigB family toxin, producing MRVISRSTLRKFWEKHANAQTSLLTWYERVVSNSFDTFVQVREVFPSADLVGNFIVNIGGNNYRLITYLDYRFQIIFIRAVLTHAEYDEEDWKNDDWFEDAE from the coding sequence ATGCGAGTCATTAGTCGAAGCACCCTGAGAAAGTTTTGGGAGAAACACGCGAATGCTCAGACCAGTTTGCTAACTTGGTATGAGCGTGTGGTGTCGAACTCGTTTGATACCTTTGTTCAAGTCAGAGAGGTGTTTCCTTCTGCGGATTTAGTCGGAAATTTTATCGTCAATATTGGTGGTAACAATTATCGATTAATCACGTACTTGGATTATCGGTTTCAGATCATTTTTATTCGAGCAGTTCTGACTCATGCAGAATACGACGAGGAGGATTGGAAAAATGACGACTGGTTTGAAGATGCCGAGTAG
- a CDS encoding helix-turn-helix domain-containing protein produces the protein MTTGLKMPSSYYMQLINAFPPRPITDDAELLATQARINAILDRSPLTQDDQDYLKVLGTLVYEYEERTEVFPRLTGLALLKLLMTEMNLLPQDLVPILEDESIVDGILSGAVQPSKLQVQQLATFFRVSPQSLEMRSRV, from the coding sequence ATGACGACTGGTTTGAAGATGCCGAGTAGTTATTATATGCAATTGATTAATGCGTTTCCTCCTCGTCCGATTACTGATGATGCGGAACTGTTAGCAACGCAAGCTCGGATTAATGCGATTCTGGATCGCAGTCCTTTGACGCAGGATGATCAGGATTATCTCAAGGTTTTAGGGACGCTAGTTTATGAGTATGAGGAAAGGACGGAAGTTTTTCCAAGGCTGACGGGACTTGCATTGCTTAAGTTGCTGATGACGGAGATGAATTTGCTGCCTCAAGATCTAGTGCCGATTTTGGAAGATGAATCGATCGTAGATGGGATTTTAAGCGGTGCAGTTCAACCCTCGAAGCTTCAAGTGCAACAGTTAGCGACGTTCTTTCGGGTGTCTCCACAATCTCTAGAAATGCGATCGCGAGTGTAA
- a CDS encoding DUF3352 domain-containing protein, whose product MKFRSFQNLVFAIAGVLLSIGVVSFVWIFAQSPLGLFQGSRLNAPTAAMFVPKQAPVLASLLVNPDQLETLRQLSAKPGDRAATRAEFEQFKQGVLGSSELNYKRDVQPWLGNEVTAAITTLDIDRDETNGKEAGYLLALATKDTERSREFLQLFWQKRAIAGTELVFDAYQGTKIIYGKIESESVPITVASAVVGRQYVLFANSPKVLRDAINNVQAAELNLENSSQYQAAIAALDRGRIGVVFANLPELAKLNGKEPPTASTAAISLSLDRKGLVAETAIVRDGETSKLSDKAVGALNYIPAMASISASGINLNQLWSGLSSESSLTKLVNSPVDTLGQRWNLNLPKDIFSWVTGEYALALIPDSDWVFVAEKTEGAESAIAHLDELAKAQRISTGTIDVGNQSVSVWTKFSSGAATKKIEADVVGVHTTIGKYEIFATSINAMNAILTAQNNTLANSQEFTNAIAGLQKTNTGYLYIDWDAAQPILEKQLPILKIAELAGGSIFEHLKSLTISNYGNRSGIQRGGVFVQLS is encoded by the coding sequence ATGAAGTTCCGTTCTTTTCAAAACCTTGTTTTTGCGATCGCTGGCGTTCTCTTATCAATTGGAGTCGTTAGCTTTGTCTGGATTTTTGCTCAAAGTCCACTTGGCTTATTCCAAGGCAGTCGGCTCAATGCACCGACTGCTGCGATGTTTGTTCCAAAACAAGCGCCAGTGCTGGCATCGCTCTTAGTGAATCCAGATCAGTTAGAAACATTGCGTCAATTGTCCGCAAAACCAGGAGATCGAGCTGCAACACGCGCCGAATTTGAACAATTCAAACAAGGAGTTTTAGGAAGTTCGGAACTGAACTACAAGCGAGATGTGCAGCCCTGGTTAGGCAATGAAGTGACGGCTGCAATTACAACGTTAGATATCGATCGCGATGAGACAAACGGCAAAGAAGCTGGATATTTACTGGCTTTAGCGACGAAAGATACTGAGCGATCGAGAGAATTTCTGCAATTGTTTTGGCAGAAACGGGCAATTGCTGGAACTGAATTAGTATTCGATGCGTATCAAGGCACAAAAATTATTTACGGCAAGATTGAATCAGAGTCGGTTCCCATAACGGTTGCAAGTGCGGTTGTGGGTCGCCAGTATGTTCTGTTTGCCAATAGTCCGAAAGTGCTGCGGGATGCGATTAATAATGTGCAAGCTGCGGAATTGAATTTAGAAAATTCGAGTCAGTATCAAGCAGCGATCGCGGCGCTCGATCGAGGACGAATTGGAGTTGTGTTTGCAAATTTGCCTGAACTTGCAAAGCTCAATGGTAAAGAACCTCCAACTGCTTCCACGGCTGCAATTTCGCTGAGCTTGGATCGCAAAGGATTAGTTGCAGAAACCGCGATCGTGCGAGACGGTGAGACATCCAAATTGAGCGATAAAGCAGTTGGCGCATTGAATTACATTCCTGCGATGGCGTCAATTTCTGCTTCTGGGATCAACCTCAATCAATTATGGTCAGGACTTTCAAGCGAGAGCAGCTTGACAAAGCTAGTTAATTCTCCGGTTGATACTTTAGGTCAGCGATGGAACCTCAATTTACCGAAAGATATTTTTAGTTGGGTGACCGGAGAGTATGCGCTGGCTTTGATTCCAGATTCTGATTGGGTGTTTGTGGCAGAGAAGACAGAAGGAGCCGAAAGCGCGATCGCGCATTTAGACGAATTAGCTAAAGCTCAAAGAATCAGTACAGGTACGATTGATGTCGGCAATCAGTCTGTTTCAGTTTGGACGAAGTTCTCGTCGGGTGCGGCAACGAAGAAAATTGAAGCAGATGTAGTTGGAGTACATACTACGATCGGGAAATACGAAATTTTTGCAACTTCCATCAATGCGATGAATGCGATCTTGACGGCGCAGAACAATACACTCGCCAACAGTCAAGAATTCACAAATGCGATCGCTGGATTACAAAAAACGAACACGGGTTATCTCTATATCGATTGGGATGCAGCACAGCCGATTTTAGAGAAGCAATTGCCAATTTTGAAAATTGCTGAATTAGCAGGTGGATCGATTTTTGAGCACTTGAAATCACTGACGATTAGTAACTATGGCAATCGATCGGGTATTCAACGCGGCGGTGTTTTCGTGCAATTAAGTTGA
- a CDS encoding SufS family cysteine desulfurase has translation MTFLQEKTLAAQVRSDFPILNERVHDKPLVYLDNAATSQKPIAVLDALRHYYEHDNANVHRGAHTLSARATDAYEGARDKVAAFVNAASRQEIVYTRNASEAINIVAYAWGLNNLQAGDEIILTVMEHHSNLVPWQLIAARTGAVIKHVQLNEEEGLDFEHFKSLLSEKTKLVSVVYVSNTLGCINPVHEICTEAHKVGARVLIDACQAVPHMQVDVQAIDCDWLVASGHKMCAPTGIGFLYGKLDVLRSMPPFFGGGEMIADVYLDHSTYADLPHKFEAGTPAIAEAIALGAAVDYLTNIGMDKIHAYEEELTAHLFQRLAEIPNLRIYGTKPDARGRGRAALASFTAGELHPHDLSTLLDHEGIAIRSGHHCTQPLHRLLNAPGSARASLYFYNTHEEIDQFIEALKSTIEFFSGMMN, from the coding sequence ATGACTTTCCTGCAAGAAAAAACCCTCGCTGCTCAAGTGCGATCGGACTTTCCGATTCTAAATGAGCGTGTTCATGATAAGCCGTTAGTCTATCTCGACAATGCCGCGACTTCACAAAAGCCGATCGCGGTTCTCGATGCGTTGCGTCATTACTACGAGCATGACAATGCAAATGTTCATCGTGGCGCACATACGCTGAGTGCGAGAGCGACTGATGCTTATGAAGGCGCACGCGATAAGGTAGCAGCGTTTGTGAATGCAGCATCACGGCAAGAGATTGTTTACACGCGCAATGCAAGTGAAGCAATCAATATCGTGGCGTATGCTTGGGGCTTGAATAACTTGCAGGCAGGCGATGAAATCATTCTGACGGTGATGGAGCATCATAGTAACCTTGTGCCTTGGCAACTTATTGCTGCGAGAACAGGTGCGGTGATTAAGCATGTCCAACTGAATGAAGAAGAGGGCCTTGATTTTGAGCATTTCAAATCATTGCTGTCTGAGAAGACTAAGCTGGTTTCAGTGGTGTATGTCTCGAATACTTTGGGATGCATTAATCCGGTTCATGAGATTTGTACAGAAGCTCACAAAGTTGGGGCGAGAGTTTTAATTGATGCATGTCAGGCTGTGCCGCATATGCAAGTTGACGTGCAGGCGATCGATTGTGATTGGCTCGTCGCATCGGGGCATAAAATGTGTGCACCGACTGGGATCGGATTCTTGTATGGCAAGTTAGACGTTCTGCGATCGATGCCTCCGTTCTTCGGCGGCGGTGAAATGATTGCGGATGTGTACTTGGATCATTCGACTTATGCAGATTTGCCGCATAAGTTTGAGGCGGGAACTCCGGCGATTGCAGAAGCGATCGCTTTAGGTGCAGCCGTTGATTACTTAACGAACATTGGCATGGATAAGATTCATGCTTACGAAGAAGAGTTAACAGCGCATCTATTCCAACGGTTGGCTGAGATTCCGAATCTGCGGATTTATGGAACTAAGCCAGATGCACGGGGTCGAGGCAGAGCGGCTTTAGCATCCTTTACGGCTGGAGAATTGCATCCTCACGACCTTTCGACTCTGCTCGATCACGAAGGCATTGCGATTCGATCCGGGCATCATTGCACACAGCCTTTGCATCGATTGTTGAATGCTCCTGGATCAGCGCGAGCTAGCTTGTATTTTTACAATACTCACGAAGAGATTGATCAGTTTATTGAAGCGTTGAAAAGCACGATCGAGTTTTTCAGCGGAATGATGAACTAG
- the sufD gene encoding Fe-S cluster assembly protein SufD, with protein sequence MMIEVSTVPEVGNLGTVPKVDRAEYLANLLKLRSNLAPELQDIRDRAAVIVHDRAIPSTRDEEWRFTDLSGLLSLSLKSAEPASLGYPQIEAFLLKEAVNSRLVFVDGAFAPDLSAIDDLPDGVVVSNFANVAEFIPDIKNHLAKLPGGEEVFTALNTANLSDSAIAFIPKNQDVEAPIHILYVSTQSETAQYPRCLVVAETGSRATVVEDFVTLTEGAYFTNTVTEIAIAENAEIRHTRVQRDSNAAFHIGKTAVSQARDSRYSCTAVHFGGKVARHNLEIYQTGEQTETTLNSLTVLDGDRVGDTHSLLSLSRPYGVGNQVNKTIVSDRAHAVFNGKVFVPQAAQQTDARQLSRNLLLSPKARVDTKPQLEIIADNVKCAHGATVSQLEEDEVFYLQSRGIDHESARKLLTYAFAIEVIDQIPVESLRDRLATFIRSQHT encoded by the coding sequence ATGATGATTGAAGTCTCAACCGTTCCCGAAGTTGGAAATTTAGGGACAGTCCCGAAAGTTGATCGGGCTGAATATCTCGCCAATTTGCTCAAACTGCGATCGAATCTTGCACCCGAATTGCAGGACATCCGCGATCGCGCTGCTGTGATTGTTCACGATCGAGCAATTCCCTCGACTCGTGATGAAGAATGGCGATTCACAGATTTATCTGGGTTACTTTCTCTCAGCTTAAAATCTGCTGAACCTGCAAGCTTAGGCTATCCGCAAATTGAAGCTTTTCTGCTGAAAGAAGCCGTGAATTCGCGCTTAGTCTTTGTCGATGGTGCTTTTGCTCCTGATCTTTCTGCGATAGACGACTTGCCGGATGGCGTTGTCGTGAGTAACTTCGCAAACGTTGCAGAATTCATTCCAGACATCAAAAATCATCTGGCAAAATTGCCTGGTGGAGAGGAAGTTTTCACTGCATTAAATACAGCAAATTTGAGTGATAGCGCGATCGCGTTTATTCCGAAGAATCAGGACGTTGAAGCGCCGATTCATATTCTCTATGTTTCAACTCAAAGCGAAACGGCTCAATACCCAAGATGCTTAGTCGTTGCGGAAACAGGCAGCCGCGCAACAGTAGTTGAAGATTTTGTCACCTTAACCGAGGGCGCATACTTCACCAATACCGTTACGGAAATCGCGATCGCGGAAAACGCAGAAATTCGCCATACTAGAGTTCAGAGAGATAGTAACGCTGCGTTTCACATTGGCAAAACGGCTGTTTCTCAGGCAAGAGATTCTCGCTATTCCTGTACCGCAGTTCACTTCGGCGGCAAGGTTGCTCGACATAATCTAGAGATTTACCAGACCGGGGAGCAAACTGAAACAACGTTGAATAGCTTGACTGTGCTAGATGGCGATCGCGTTGGGGATACGCACAGTTTGCTTTCTCTGAGCAGACCTTATGGGGTCGGAAATCAGGTGAATAAGACGATTGTTAGCGATCGTGCTCATGCTGTTTTCAACGGCAAAGTCTTCGTTCCTCAAGCGGCTCAGCAAACCGATGCGAGACAGCTCAGCCGAAATTTATTGCTCTCTCCGAAAGCACGAGTTGATACGAAGCCACAGCTAGAAATTATTGCAGACAATGTGAAATGCGCTCATGGTGCGACCGTCAGCCAGCTCGAAGAAGATGAAGTCTTTTACCTTCAGAGTCGAGGCATTGATCACGAATCGGCTCGGAAATTGTTGACCTATGCGTTTGCCATTGAAGTAATTGATCAAATTCCCGTTGAGTCTTTGCGCGATCGACTCGCTACGTTTATTCGTTCCCAACACACCTAA
- the sufC gene encoding Fe-S cluster assembly ATPase SufC, whose amino-acid sequence MIVENGEVILSVKNLTAEIDGTPILKGMNLEIKAGETHAIMGPNGSGKSTFSKILAGHPAYTVTGGEVLFRGKDLFELEPHERANSGVFLAFQYPLEIPGVTNVDFLRVSYNAKRKQEGLEELDAFDFDDIVHSKLELLKMDAGFLTRSVNEGFSGGEKKRNEILQMALLEPKLGILDEIDSGLDIDALKVVSQGVNALKTSENAVLMITHYQRLLNYITPDFVHVMADGRILTSGGKELALELEERGYDWVVEGEAVGA is encoded by the coding sequence ATGATTGTTGAAAATGGTGAAGTGATTCTGTCGGTTAAAAATCTCACGGCTGAGATTGATGGGACTCCGATTTTAAAAGGAATGAATCTCGAAATTAAAGCTGGTGAGACTCACGCGATTATGGGCCCGAATGGATCGGGGAAAAGTACGTTTTCTAAAATTTTGGCAGGACATCCCGCTTATACCGTAACGGGTGGAGAAGTTCTGTTTCGAGGAAAAGATTTATTCGAGCTTGAACCTCACGAACGCGCAAATTCTGGCGTATTTCTCGCGTTTCAGTATCCGCTTGAAATTCCAGGCGTAACGAATGTGGATTTCTTGCGAGTGTCTTACAATGCAAAGCGCAAACAGGAAGGCTTAGAAGAGCTAGATGCATTTGACTTTGACGATATCGTGCATTCTAAGCTTGAGCTATTGAAAATGGATGCAGGCTTTCTCACTCGCAGTGTTAACGAAGGATTTTCAGGCGGGGAGAAAAAGCGCAATGAAATCCTACAGATGGCTTTGTTAGAGCCGAAGTTAGGCATTTTGGATGAGATTGACTCTGGATTGGATATCGATGCGTTGAAAGTCGTTTCGCAGGGTGTCAATGCGCTCAAGACTTCAGAGAATGCAGTGCTAATGATTACGCACTATCAGCGGTTACTGAACTACATCACACCTGATTTTGTCCATGTGATGGCAGATGGGCGGATTCTCACAAGCGGCGGAAAAGAATTAGCGCTAGAGCTTGAAGAAAGAGGATACGACTGGGTTGTAGAAGGTGAAGCGGTAGGTGCATGA
- the sufB gene encoding Fe-S cluster assembly protein SufB — MSATVQTLVNQPYKYGFVTNIESDTIPRGLSEDVVRLISAKKEEPEWMLDFRLRAYRQWLKMTEPDWAAVGYPAIDYQNIIYYSAPKVSEKKKSLDEVDPELLETFEKLGIPLSEQKRLSNVAVDAIFDSVSVATTFKEKLAKDGVIFCSISEAVREHPELVKKYLGSVVPVGDNYFAALNSAVFSDGSFVFIPKGVKCPMELSTYFRINNGDSGQFERTLIVAEESAQVSYLEGCTAPMYDSNQLHAAVVELVALDDADIKYSTVQNWYAGDADGKGGIYNFVTKRGLCQGKNSKISWTQVETGSAITWKYPSCVLVGDNSVGEFYSVALTNNHQQADTGTKMIHIGKNTRSTIISKGISAGQSKNSYRGLVKISPKATGARNYSQCDSMLIGDRAQANTFPYIQVQNNQGKVEHEASTSKIGEDQLFYFAQRGISPEDAISMMISGFCQDVFNQLPMEFAVEADKLLSLKLEGSVG; from the coding sequence ATGAGTGCAACTGTTCAAACGCTCGTTAACCAACCCTACAAATACGGATTCGTCACCAACATCGAATCCGACACAATTCCACGTGGATTGAGCGAAGATGTAGTTCGTTTGATTTCTGCGAAGAAAGAAGAGCCGGAATGGATGCTGGACTTCCGGTTGCGCGCCTATCGGCAATGGTTGAAAATGACCGAGCCAGATTGGGCGGCGGTGGGATATCCCGCGATCGATTATCAAAACATCATTTACTACTCGGCTCCAAAAGTCAGCGAGAAGAAGAAAAGCCTCGATGAGGTTGATCCCGAATTGCTGGAGACGTTTGAGAAGCTTGGAATTCCACTCTCGGAGCAAAAACGGCTCAGTAATGTGGCAGTCGATGCGATTTTTGATAGTGTCTCTGTCGCAACGACTTTTAAAGAGAAGCTGGCAAAAGATGGCGTAATCTTCTGCTCGATTTCAGAAGCAGTGCGGGAACATCCAGAGCTGGTGAAAAAATATCTGGGTAGCGTCGTCCCCGTTGGCGATAACTACTTTGCTGCTTTGAATTCGGCAGTGTTCAGTGATGGCTCATTCGTCTTCATTCCGAAAGGCGTGAAATGTCCGATGGAGCTTTCGACCTACTTCCGCATCAATAATGGCGATTCGGGACAGTTTGAGCGCACCTTGATTGTGGCGGAAGAAAGCGCACAAGTCAGCTATCTCGAAGGCTGTACTGCACCGATGTACGATTCAAATCAGCTTCATGCAGCAGTTGTCGAATTAGTGGCGCTGGACGATGCGGATATTAAATATTCGACTGTTCAGAACTGGTATGCAGGAGACGCAGACGGGAAAGGCGGAATCTATAATTTTGTGACCAAGCGTGGATTGTGCCAAGGGAAGAATTCTAAGATTTCTTGGACACAGGTGGAGACGGGTTCTGCGATTACTTGGAAATATCCAAGTTGTGTTTTAGTCGGCGATAATTCTGTCGGTGAATTCTACTCGGTTGCTTTGACGAACAATCATCAGCAAGCTGACACGGGTACGAAAATGATTCACATCGGCAAGAATACTCGCAGCACGATCATCTCGAAAGGGATTTCGGCGGGTCAGTCGAAGAATAGCTATCGCGGTTTGGTGAAAATTTCACCGAAAGCAACTGGAGCGCGGAACTATTCGCAGTGTGATTCGATGCTGATTGGCGATCGCGCTCAAGCGAATACGTTCCCTTACATCCAGGTGCAGAATAATCAGGGCAAAGTCGAACACGAAGCTTCGACTTCTAAGATTGGCGAAGACCAATTGTTTTACTTTGCTCAGCGCGGCATTTCTCCAGAAGACGCAATTTCAATGATGATTAGCGGCTTCTGTCAGGATGTCTTTAACCAATTGCCGATGGAGTTTGCAGTCGAAGCAGATAAGCTGCTCAGCCTCAAGCTAGAAGGTAGCGTGGGTTAA
- a CDS encoding ferredoxin thioredoxin reductase catalytic beta subunit, whose product MNTDPQATQASDKNLEAMRHFSEQYAKRTGTYFCIDPGVTAVVIEGLAKHKEDLGSPLCPCRHYEDKEAEVAAAYWNCPCVPMRERKECHCMLFLTPENDFAGEKQDITFDEIRKATSNI is encoded by the coding sequence ATGAACACTGACCCTCAAGCTACACAAGCATCAGACAAAAACCTTGAAGCGATGCGCCACTTTTCCGAGCAATATGCGAAGCGCACAGGCACGTATTTCTGTATCGATCCGGGCGTAACCGCCGTTGTGATCGAAGGACTCGCGAAGCATAAAGAAGACTTAGGATCGCCACTCTGCCCCTGTCGTCACTACGAAGACAAAGAAGCAGAAGTCGCGGCGGCGTACTGGAATTGCCCCTGTGTCCCAATGCGAGAACGCAAAGAGTGTCACTGTATGTTGTTCCTCACGCCCGAAAACGATTTTGCCGGAGAGAAGCAAGACATTACCTTTGATGAGATTCGTAAAGCTACGAGTAACATCTAG
- the sufR gene encoding iron-sulfur cluster biosynthesis transcriptional regulator SufR produces the protein MTTIQQPSTKQDILRHLLKQGESTAQDLAEQLNLKPQGIRRHLNELEAEGLIVHKKIQAGMGRPNYVYELSREGRSQFPDRYDEFAVSLLGTLAETVTKDQMKSILQKQWERKAIEYRDRLGSGSLEERVAKLVELRVSEGYMAECHTVETGGFILTEYNCAIAQIAESFPSVCGHELEMFAIALPDCKVERTHWLVNGEHRCGYLIQLKG, from the coding sequence ATGACGACGATTCAGCAGCCTTCGACGAAACAAGATATCCTGCGTCACCTTTTGAAGCAGGGCGAATCGACCGCGCAAGATTTAGCAGAACAATTAAATTTAAAGCCCCAAGGAATTCGACGGCACTTAAATGAACTCGAAGCAGAAGGCTTAATTGTTCACAAAAAGATTCAGGCTGGAATGGGTCGCCCGAATTATGTGTACGAACTGAGCCGAGAAGGTCGATCGCAGTTTCCCGATCGCTATGACGAATTTGCCGTTTCTCTGCTGGGGACGTTGGCAGAGACGGTCACGAAAGATCAAATGAAATCGATCTTGCAGAAACAATGGGAACGTAAAGCGATCGAATATCGCGATCGACTCGGTTCTGGTTCTCTCGAAGAACGAGTGGCAAAATTAGTCGAACTGCGGGTCTCAGAAGGCTACATGGCAGAATGTCACACTGTTGAAACGGGTGGATTTATTCTGACTGAATATAACTGTGCGATCGCGCAAATCGCCGAGTCGTTTCCGAGTGTATGCGGACATGAGTTAGAGATGTTTGCGATCGCGCTTCCCGACTGTAAAGTTGAGCGAACTCACTGGCTTGTGAATGGTGAGCATCGCTGCGGATATTTGATTCAACTGAAAGGATAA
- a CDS encoding type II toxin-antitoxin system HicB family antitoxin — MKIKAVIWQEDDVWCASVPALPGCHTWAENREQLTEMLQDAIQGWLEVASEREVLEPEKQLVEISV, encoded by the coding sequence ATGAAAATCAAAGCAGTAATCTGGCAAGAAGATGATGTATGGTGTGCTTCTGTTCCAGCGTTACCAGGCTGTCACACTTGGGCAGAAAATCGTGAACAGTTAACTGAAATGCTACAAGATGCGATTCAAGGATGGTTAGAGGTAGCAAGTGAGCGAGAAGTACTTGAACCTGAGAAGCAATTAGTCGAGATTTCTGTATGA
- a CDS encoding type II toxin-antitoxin system HicA family toxin, with amino-acid sequence MKSISGKMLCKIVERQGWVLKRTTGSHHIYSKEGVDVILSIPVHGNRDLPKGTLRSILKDADLTENDLE; translated from the coding sequence ATGAAATCTATTTCGGGGAAGATGCTTTGCAAGATTGTGGAGCGTCAAGGTTGGGTGTTGAAGCGAACGACAGGCAGTCACCACATTTATTCTAAGGAAGGAGTAGATGTGATTCTTTCAATTCCAGTTCACGGTAATCGAGATTTGCCCAAGGGGACACTGAGAAGTATTTTGAAAGATGCTGACCTGACCGAAAACGACTTAGAGTAA
- a CDS encoding AKAP7-like phosphoesterase domain-containing protein: MDENYQTFLNRVMRLTLPETYKSQVQHIQESPKFQLVPGQGWQPTAFPGYTVITPPGSEDGKNRGIYASLKQYQSQIVEKLGADMFVPIPAESFHLTIADLIWNEAYLHAKETPGFDDRLRDRVASSFRQSQLSSTGESIRFQVVGLMVMARAIAVCLATTDSAGYERILKCRRAIYQNPDLIEIGIEQQYYFTPHITLGYFGKLPENLDRDQLSQTFDELHQEWLDHYPENEFWIHQAEFRKFNNMTEYVRNPDWATYQF, translated from the coding sequence TTGGACGAGAATTATCAAACTTTCCTCAATCGGGTGATGCGGCTGACTTTACCAGAAACGTATAAGTCACAGGTGCAGCATATCCAAGAGTCTCCGAAGTTCCAGCTTGTGCCGGGGCAGGGCTGGCAACCTACTGCTTTTCCAGGGTACACGGTGATTACGCCTCCAGGGTCGGAGGACGGCAAGAATCGTGGCATTTATGCGTCCCTGAAACAGTATCAGTCGCAAATTGTGGAGAAATTGGGCGCAGATATGTTTGTGCCGATTCCGGCTGAGAGTTTTCATCTGACGATCGCGGATTTGATCTGGAATGAGGCGTATCTTCATGCAAAAGAAACGCCAGGTTTTGATGATCGGTTGCGCGATCGAGTGGCGAGCAGTTTTCGACAGTCGCAGTTGAGTTCCACGGGGGAATCGATCCGATTTCAAGTGGTGGGCTTGATGGTGATGGCTCGCGCGATCGCGGTCTGTTTGGCGACGACGGATAGTGCGGGATATGAGCGGATTTTAAAGTGCCGTCGGGCAATTTATCAGAATCCAGACCTCATTGAGATTGGGATTGAGCAGCAGTATTACTTTACGCCGCATATTACGTTGGGGTATTTTGGCAAGCTGCCAGAAAATCTCGATCGCGATCAGTTAAGTCAGACCTTTGATGAGTTGCATCAGGAATGGCTGGATCATTATCCAGAGAACGAGTTTTGGATTCATCAAGCTGAATTCCGCAAGTTTAATAACATGACGGAATATGTGAGAAATCCAGACTGGGCAACGTATCAGTTCTAA